One segment of Bacteroidota bacterium DNA contains the following:
- a CDS encoding DUF4172 domain-containing protein, translating to CSADTALRDIKDLIEKGILQQEESGGRSTNYELTEEWRMH from the coding sequence ATGTTCAGCGGATACGGCACTAAGAGACATAAAAGATTTAATTGAAAAAGGAATTCTACAGCAAGAAGAATCAGGAGGTCGGAGTACAAATTATGAATTGACAGAAGAATGGAGAATGCACTAG